One genomic region from Balaenoptera acutorostrata chromosome 1, mBalAcu1.1, whole genome shotgun sequence encodes:
- the ADAM30 gene encoding LOW QUALITY PROTEIN: disintegrin and metalloproteinase domain-containing protein 30 (The sequence of the model RefSeq protein was modified relative to this genomic sequence to represent the inferred CDS: inserted 2 bases in 1 codon; deleted 2 bases in 1 codon), protein MRSVRTLLSPGRSLPLLVLPVLLVDSLGKDLIFHPEWGFDSYEITIPKKLSFRGGEQGAAKHVSYLLQVKGKNHVLHLWPKRFLLPRNLQVFSFTEQGRILEDHPYIPSECNYMGLVEGNQDSKATLSTCMGGLRGILKVDANHYQIEPLRASSNFEHVIYLLKKEEEFPNQICGLTDDETVKQLAEHENRARIRDFSEAYMHQKYLELALVFDNSRYLYLNSNLTQVINDAILLTAIADSYFQDVRTRIQLLAMEVWTDRDKIALNAPVISQVLGQFVQYRSRDLSRRIPADWAHLYLKKQFTDALSQHCGSVCSTLPSGSTSSILDKNILGPATWTTHALGHSVGMIHDYKYCQCKGRHSCIMGTGRTGFSNCSYAEFYSHVSSGLNCLTDIPGLGYVVKRCGNKIVEENEECDCGSREDCKEDQCCQPDCKFKEGANCSTGLCCHNCQFRPSGYMCRGEENECDLAEYCSGTSALCPSDAYKQDGTPCKYRARCVRKGCQSRTMQCQNIFGADAMGAPLQCYDAVNVIGDQYGNCGILGVRQYEKCPREKALCGRLQCIINVKTIPDMPDHTTLISTHLHEENLMCWGIGYHLAMGPMGLPDLGVISDGTSCGKERICFNRNCVNSSVLNFDCLPEKCNRRGVCNSNKNCHCMYGWAPPFCEEVGYGGSIDSGPPGPLKREVPASLQVVSLMLMRLIFLIISVIVVLFRKIIGSXYKSKEKETPPINTGAEQFKAKMTKKPKTQSGNPQSLYYTGS, encoded by the exons ATGAGGTCAGTGAGGACCCTCCTCTCCCCAGGCCGTTCGCTCCCCTTGCTAGTCCTGCCCGTGCTCCTGGTTGACTCTCTTGGCAAGGATTTAATTTTTCACCCCGAGTGGGGCTTTGACTCCTATGAAATCACCATCCCCAAGAAGCTGAGCTTCCGTGGAGGGGAGCAGGGTGCGGCCAAGCACGTGTCCTACCTCCTGCAGGTAAAAGGCAAGAATCACGTCCTCCACCTGTGGCCCAAGAGGTTTCTATTGCCCCGGAATCTGCAGGTTTTCTCCTTCACAGAACAGGGAAGGATCTTGGAGGATCACCCTTATATACCCAGCGAGTGCAACTATATGGGCTTGGTTGAAGGAAATCAGGATTCTAAAGCTACTTTAAGTACATGCATGGGGGGTCTCCGAGGCATACTGAAAGTTGATGCCAACCATTACCAAATCGAGCCCCTCAGAGCCTCTTCCAATTTTGAACATGTCATATATCTcctaaagaaagaggaggaatttCCCAATCAGATCTGTGGCTTAACTGATGATGAAACAGTAAAGCAGTTGGCCGAGCATGAGAACAGGGCTAGGATACGTGACTTTAGTGAGGCATATATGCACCAAAAGTACTTGGAATTAGCCCTGGTCTTTGATAACAGTAGGTATTTATATTTGAACTCCAATCTTACTCAAGTCATAAATGATGCCATTCTTCTGACTGCAATTGCAGACTCTTACTTTCAAGATGTCCGTACGAGAATACAACTATTAGCTATGGAAGTATGGACAGACAGAGACAAGATAGCACTTAATGCCCCAGTGATATCACAAGTTTTAGGCCAGTTTGTGCAATACAGATCACGTGACCTAAGTCGTCGGATTCCAGCAGATTGGGCACACCTATACCTTAAAAAACAGTTTACTGATGCGCTTTCACAGCACTGTGGAAGTGTATGTAGTACCTTGCCTTCTGGATCTACAAGTTCTATTCTAGATAAAAATATCCTTGGACCTGCCACTTGGACTACTCATGCTCTGGGCCATAGTGTGGGAATGATCCATGATTACAAATACTGCCAATGTAAGGGTAGGCATAGTTGCATCATGGGCACTGGACGAACTGGGTTTAGTAATTGTAGTTATGCCGAATTTTATTCGCATGTTAGTTCAGGATTAAACTGTCTAACGGATATCCCAGGATTAGGTTATGTGGTAAAGAGATGTGGAAACAAAATTGTGGAAGAGAATGAGGAATGTGATTGTGGTTCAAGAGAGGACTGTAAAGAAGACCAGTGTTGTCAGCCAGATTGTAAATTCAAAGAAGGTGCCAACTGTAGCACTGGACTTTGCTGTCATAACTGTCAATTTCGTCCATCTGGATATATGTGTCGGGGGGAAGAAAATGAATGTGACCTTGCAGAGTACTGCAGTGGGACCTCAGCACTCTGCCCAAGTGACGCATATAAGCAGGATGGAACCCCTTGCAAGTACAGAGCCCGTTGTGTCAGAAAGGGCTGCCAATCCAGAACTATGCAGTGCCAAAATATTTTTGGAGCTGATGCCATGGGGGCTCCTCTTCAATGCTATGATGCAGTTAATGTAATAGGTGACCAATATGGGAACTGTGGTATTTTAGGAGTTCGTCAGTATGAGAAGTGTCCCAGAGAAAAGGCATTATGTGGCAGGCTACAGTGTATA ATAAATGTCAAAACCATCCCTGATATGCCAGATCATACTACTCTAATTTCCACTCACCTGCATGAAGAAAATCTCATGTGCTGGGGCATTGGCTATCATCTAGCCATGGGACCTATGGGGTTACCTGACCTGGGTGTGATAAGTGATGGTACCTCCTGTGGTAAGGAGCGGATATGTTTTAATAGAAATTGTGTGAATAGCTCAGTCCTGAATTTTGACTGTTTGCCTGAGAAGTGCAACCGCCGAGGTGTTTGCAACAGTAACAAAAACTGCCACTGCATGTATGGCTGGGCCCCTCCATTCTGTGAGGAGGTGGGGTATGGAGGGAGCATTGACAGTGGGCCTCCAGGACCCCTAAAGAGGGAGGTGCCCGCCTCACTTCAGGTTGTGTCCCTTATGTTAATGCGCCTGATTTTCTTAATTATCTCAGTGATTGTTGTGCTTTTCAGGAAAATCATAGGAAG ttataaatccaaagagaaagaaacaccACCAATTAACACTGGAGCAGAACAATTCAAGGCCAAAATGACcaagaaaccaaaaacacaatCAGGCAATCCACAGTCACTCTATTACACAGGGTCATAA